The window ATCACCATCACCATCACCAGCGCTACCAGCAGCGGCCCGAGGGATCGTCGAGTTGCAGCTACGCACCAGCGACATCCCCAGGATCGCCGCCGCGGTGTGCGCGAGGGAGACGAGGTACCGCCGGGTCGTCGATGACATTCTCACCCAGATCAAAACCGATACCGACTTCGCCGAGACAACCTCGGCGGGCATCGAGGCTACGAGCTCAAGCGAGCGGCGCGGCCCGGTGAGCGGCGTGCTCGGGAGGGTAGGCGCGAGCGGTTCCAGCGGCGCCGATGCCAGGTCCGATGCGGGTGCGCGGCGTCGCACCCCCGGAGCAGGGTTGCGTCGCTGGATCCAGATCCGGGACAGACGGTGTACCTTTCCGGCGTGCCGGATCCCAGCCCGCTACACCGATCAGGACCACGCGATCGATTACGCCGACGGCGGGCTGACCACCGATGCCAACCTCGGTTGCTGCTGCCGTCGCCACCACCGGCTCAAACACGTGGGCGGCTGGGTGATCATCAGACCCGCACCGGACACCACCGTCTGGGTCACTCCGCTGGGGCACACGTACACCCATCGGGCGCCACCAGTCATTTTCACCACGTCGGGAGCACGCCCGCACCCCCACCATCCCAACCTGTTCAATGCCAACCGCCTGGGCTGCGGATGCGTCAGCTACTGCGGCTGCGGCGCCACCTTGCCTATGCCGCCGACAACCACCGAAAACGGCACACCGGCTCGGGAGCCCGCCCAGCCGTCCGGACGCGGATCCGAGGACGACGACGCTCCACCCTTCTAGGGCGCCGCGAGGGGGAAGTGGCAGGAGACCTCATGGCGGTCGCTCACTTTGGTGCGCTCGGGCTCTACCTCGGCGCACACGTCCTGCGCCCGCGCGCAGCGCGTCCGGAACCGGCATCCGCTCGGAGGGTTGAGCGGTGAGGGTGGTTCTCCTGGCAGCGCTACCGGCCGCTTGGCGATGCCGGTCTCGATGTCCAGCACGGGAATGGAGTCGAGCAGGGCACGCGAGTACGGGTGCCGCGGTGCGGCATACACCTCGTCCACGGGACCGAACTCGGCAAGTTGCCCGAGATGCATGACGGCGACCCGGTCGCTGACGCGTTTCACGGTCGCCAGATCGTGGGCGATGAACAAATAGGCCAGGTTGAGTTCTTCCCGCAACTTCTCCAAGAGGTTCAGCACCTGAGCCCGGATGAGCACATCCAGGGAGGATGTCGCCTCGTCACAGATGATCAACGCCGGTCCGAGCGCGACGGCCCGGGCGATCGCCACCCGCTGCGCCTGGCCACCGGAGAGCTCCAGGGGCCTGCGGTGCCGGTAGGTCGAGGGGCGCAGCCCCACCAGCTCCAGCAGTTCGTCGACGCGTGCCGCACGTTGTTCACGGGTCATCGAGGTGTGTCCCAGCAACGGTTCGGCGATGACGTCGCTGACTCGCCACCGGGGGTTCAGCGAACCGAACGGGTCCTGATAGACCATCTGCATGTTGGCGCGGACCTTCTTGATCTCGCGCTTCGACATGCCGACGAGGTCCTGTCCCTGGAATCGGACTGTCCCCGACCTCGGGGTCTCGACCTGGATGATGGCCCGCGCGAGGGTGGACTTACCGGAGCCGGTCTCGCCGACGATGCCGAGTGTCTCACCGGGCATGAGGTCGAACGAGACACCGCTGACGGCATGGACCACACCCGTTTTGACGCCGCCTGGCCCGCGGGTGACGTACTCCTGGACGAGATCGCGGACGGACAGCAGTGGCTCCCGTCCGTTCGTCGTCGCGACATCAGCGCCGGCCGGCGCGACGCGGACTGCGTGATCGGTCACCGTGGCTCCTCCTTCGTGCCGGCGAGGCTCCCGCCACTGGCCGCCGGATGCCAGCACGCGTAGGAGTGCTCCGGCTCGTGCTCCTCCAGCGGCGGCTCGGCGCCGCACTGCTCCGTGGCGTTGGGGCAACGAGGCCGGAAGGAACAACCCTCGGGCAGCGAGGCCAAGTCGGGCGGATGCCCGCCGACGACGGTGAGCTGGGCATGCGCGGGGGTGGTCAGCTGCGGGATCGCGTCCAGAAGCGCCTTGGTGTACGGCATCCGGACGTTGCTGAACAGCGTCCTGGTCTGTGCGTACTCGACGGCTTTACCGGCGTACATGACGAGTACCTTGTGGGCATAGCAGGCGGCCAGTCCCAAGTCGTGGCTGATCATGATGACGGCCATGCCGAGCCGCTCCTGGATGTCGGCGAGCAGCTCCATGATCTGGGCCTGCGTCGTGACGTCCAACGCGGTGGTCGCCTCATCCGCGATCAGGAGCTTCGGGTCCGACGACAACGCGATGGCGATGACCACCCGTTGCCGCATGCCACCGGAGAGCTGGTGTGGATACTGCTTGACCCGTTTCTCCGGCGACGGCATCCGCACGAGCTTGAGCAGCTCGATCGCCTTCTCCGCTGCCTCGCCGCGTTTGATCGGCGAGTGCATGCGGATCGCCTCGATGAGCTGGGCGCCAATGCTCATCGTGGGGTTCAGCGAGCTGGCAGGGTCCTGGAAGACCATGGCGATCTGCTGACCACGCACCGCCCGCCAGGACTTCTCGTCCAGCCCCACCAGCTCGGTGCCGTCGAGCCGGGCCGATCCTTCGATGTGGGCGCTGGGCGGCAGTAGTCCCATCAAGGCTCGGACACTCACCGATTTCCCGGATCCGGACTCGCCGATGATCGCGAGGGTCCGTCCGGGATAGACGTGGTAGTTCAATCCGTTCACCGCGTGGACTACCCGGCCATGGCGGGAGAACGTGACCCGGAGATCCTCGACGTTGAGGATCGGCTGGGACCCGCCGCCCGCCATGGCCGGCGCTTCGGCAGTGGCGTCCGGAATACTCCCCGCGTCGCCGCTCATCGTTCCCGTTCGCGCTGCGTTCCTCATCGACCCGTCACCTCGTCTCGGATACTCTCCCCCAGCAGGTTGAACGACAGCACCGTCACCAGCAGCGCAAGGCTCGGCCAGAGCACCAGCATGGGCGTGGCGGACAGCGACTGCTGGGCGTCGAAGATCATGTTTCCCCAGCTGGGTCGTGGTGCCGGGATTCCGAGACCAAGGAAGCTGAGGGCACCTTCAGTCACCACCACGATCGCCATGCCGAGCATCGCGAAGGTGGTCAGCTGCGGGACGATGTTGGGGACCACGTGCCGGAACAGGATGCGCCACCACGGGCTTCCGCTGAGCTCAGCCGCCTGGAGATAAGGCATGCTCATCACCTTCATGGTGGCGGCGCGCGAGATCCGGGCCACCGCCGGAATACTGAAGGCGCTCAACGCGAGGATCGTGTTGGGAAGCGACGGCCCGAGAATCTGAGCGAGCACGATCACCAGGACCAGGGACGGGAAGGCGATGAGCACGTCCAAGGCGCGCATGATGATCGCATCGGCTTTGCCGCCGAGGTAGGCGGAGATCGCTCCGGCCGTCCCGCCGATCGTCAGCCCGATGATGTTGACGACGATGCCGACCAGCAGCGACGAACGGCCACCGTGGATGAGACGGGAGAGCACGTCGTTGCCGTTGACGTCAGTACCCAGCACATGCCCTGGACTGCCTGGCGGCAGTGCGCTCTCGAGCACGCTGCCACCGACGGGCGACGCAAGAGGCAACACGAACGGGCCCAGGAAGCACACGAGCAGCAGCAGTGTGACCACGCTGCCGGAGATCCAGATGGTGAGGCGACGCCGGAACGACGACCAGCGCGTGGCACGGGCCGCGAGCGGCGACGGCGACAACGCCGCTGGTCCGGGAGGACTAGTGACTGCCATAACGAACCCTCGGGTCGAGAACGGCGTACATGACGTCGACGAACAAGTTGGCGAAGACAGCGGTGGCGGCGAAGATGAACACGCAGGTCTGCACGACGGCGACGTCGGAGGACATCACCCCTTCGAGCATCAGCGTGCCCATGCCGGGCATGGCGAAGATGCGCTCGATGATGACCGTGCCACCGACCAGCGCGCCGATGTTCAGGCCGATCAGCGTCAGCAGACCGAAGCTTGAGTTCCGGAAGGCATGCAGCCACAAGATCCGCCAGCGTCCGGCTCCCTTGGAGCGCGCGGTGTCGATGTAGGCGGCAGCATTCAACTGCTCGACCAGGTCCCCCCGGAGGAAGCGCGCGTAGAAACACGCCATCGGCACCGCCAGCGAGAGCACGGGCAGGATCATCGAGCGCATGTTGGGCCAGAGCCCGCCCGAGAGCGGCACATACCCGATGGCTGGGAGCATCCCCAGAGTCACCGCGAATACCAGCACGAGCAGCAGTGCCATCACGAAGTTGGGCACGGCCAGCAGGGTCATCGAGCAGAACATGACGACCCGGTCGACCAGGCCACCGGGCCGGCGGGCCGCGGCCAGCGCAAGCGGCAGGGCGATGACGATCGACAACACGAACGCCATCCCGGCCATCTGCAAGGTGACCGGGAGACGTTCACCGAGCAGGGTCGTCACCTCCCGATCACTGATGATCGAGTGCCCCAGATCCCCGGAGAGCGCTCCACCGAGCCAGGAGAGATAACGCACGTAACCAGGGCGGTCGAGGCCCATCTGGGTACGGACGGCCTCGACCTGCTCCTCGGATGCATCCATCCCCGCCTGGATCCGTGCGGGGTCCCCCGGCAGCGCCTCCATCAGGAGAAATACCAGCGCGCTGACGACGAACAACAGCGGGACGACGATCATCAACCGGCGGGCGATCAGCCGCAGGATCGGCGACCCGGCAATCTGAGTCAGCGGGCCGTCACGCTTCTCTGCCCCGGTGTCCCTCTCCGCCACCGGCGGCCCGGTGGTGCGATTCACGGCTGCTCGACCCAGACCCGGTCGTAGAGAACACCCTGGTTGACCGCGAGCGCCGGGATGGGCTCATCCAGGCCGGGTCCGTGTATTCCCTGCCGCATCACCTGAGCCGGGCTGAACGCCATGCCGAAGGGTCCGTACGCCTCATCGGATATGTATTGACTGATCGCCCTGTAGTGCTCCTCCCGTTCGGCCTCGTCGACGGTCAGAACCGCGGCTTCGAGCAGCACGTCCAACTCCGTTTGGAGCCCTTCGTCGATAGCCTGCTGGGCAGACTCCGCGCCTTCCGGCAGCGGTGTGCCGCTGAAGGGTGAGGTCGAACCGAATCGAACCGCCACCCCGATTCCGACCGACGGATCCCACGCCCCGGCGGTCTGCAGGATGGCCTCCCACTCACCAGCCTGGAACTTGGTGATGATGTCCCCGAGCGGATAGGAGTGGATGTCCACCACGATGCCGGCTTCCTGCCACTGGGTCTGCAGAGCGGTCATGACCCGGCGTGCGGTGGACAGGTCGGTGGTCATCAGATCGACATGGAGTCCGCCGAGCTCATCGACGATCTCCGCCGCGCGCTCCGGGTCGTACTCCCGGTAACCGGGAACCTCCGGGTGGTGGAACAGTCCGCCGGATGCGGTGAAGGACTGGCTCATCTCACCGGCTCCCCCGAAGAGACCCTGGTTGATGGACTCGAAGTCCGTGGCGTAGTAGATGGCCTCGCGGGCTCGCTTGTCCTCGAACGGCCCGTTCCGGGTGTTGAGCTGGACGACGTAAGGCGAGGTCGGAGCTCCGAGATGCATTTCGAGATTCGGGTTGTTGTCGGCTTCCTCGATCAGGTTGATGTCACTCAGGCCCTCGATGACGTCGCCCTGGCCGGCTTGCACGGTCTGGTAGGCCACCTGGTCACCCGCGACCGACTGGAAGGTAATCGCGTCCAGGTACGGCAGCCCGTCCTTGAAGTAGTTCTCGTTGCGCTCGAGTTCGAGCCGTTGATTCTGGGTGTTGCTCGTGACCACGAATGGGCCGGCCCCCACCGGGGTGGTGCTGAAGGCCTCCGCCCCCATCTCCGCGTAGGCCGTCGGCGAGCCGATGAGGTTGAGGTTCCCCGCGGGTAGACCGTTGACCAGCGAGCCGTTGGGCACAGAGAGGTACATCTCCACGGTCAGATCGTCCACTGCCTGGATAGCGCCGAGACGAGCCATGATGAGGTCTTCATCGACGTCCGCTGGAAGCGCGTCGAAAACGCTGTCGATGAACTCCTGGTCCAGATCCGGTGTTTCTCGGTCCAGGTCCAGGTTGATCGTCGGTGCGCTGGTGCTCCCGGAGCTGAGGGAACGGATCCAGCTCCACACCACGGCCTCGGCGTTCAACGGGGTCCCGTCGCTGAATTCGATCCCCTCGCGCAGCGTGATGGTGAGGGTCAGGCCGTCCTCGGACCATTCGTAGCTTTCGGCTTGGTTCGGCACGAGTTGGGCGTTGCTGCCGTCCGGGTCGGCTTCGAGGGTGAACAGGCCGCCGTAGATAGAGCTGTTCTGCGGCAGGTTCGCCCCTACGCCGTTGCTGGTGGAAGAGTCGAGCCCGGTGGACCAATCGCCGGCGAAGCCGGAGTCCAGAATCACGGTGATCTCGCCACCGGACTGCGCTTCGCCGGACGGCGGATCGTTGGCCTCACCCGCGTCGCCCGAACCGGAGCCGTTGGCTCCACACGCGGTAGCCATCAGCGCGACCCCCGTGACGAGGGCGCCTAAGCGCAACAACTGTCTTATCCGGTGGCCTTTACCATTAGTTCTCATCCTTGCTCCTCAATGAGCTGGAAAGTAGCGCCAATAGTGGTGTTGGGCATGTGGTGTTGGGCATGTGGTGTTGGGCATGTGGTGTTGGGCATGTGGTGTTGGGCATGTGGTCTCAGCCCTGCGGCTCGCGGCCAAGCCAGCGGAAGGCGTTGCGCCAGCCGATGTTCTCCCACTCGTCTCGCGGCAACCCCATCGATCGCAGAGTCTTCGCCGCGGGTTCCTCGCGGGGCATGGCGGGAAAGTCCGAGCCGACCAGTAGCCGGTCCGCGCCGAGCAGGTCGATGAGATACCGGATGGTCCGGCGGTCGAAGACCATCGAGTCGTAATAGAAGCGGCGGGCGTACTCGAGTGGCGACGGGCCGTCGTCGGGCATCACCGCGCGCTCGAGGTCACGGGGTTCCTCGTTCCAGGCGCCACCCCAGAAGTAGTTGGCCCGTGGCAGTATCATCGCCAGCCCGCCAGCCGCGTGGCTGAACGAAATGCGTAGGTTGGGGCAGGCCGCCGCGGTGCCGCCGAGGATGAGCGAGGCCGCGGCGAGCATCCCTTCGATTCCTACGACGTAGGTGCCCATGCCCGACCCCGGCAACCGGTGCGTCGGTGCGGGCATCGCGTGCACGAGGATCGCGGCTCCGAGCCGCTCGGCCTCGGCGAAGAACGGCAGAAACTTCTCGTCTCCGATGGAGCTGTCCAGCACGTTGGAGGCGATCTCCACTCCGGCGAGCCCGGCGTCCATGATCGCGGCGAGCTCTGCGGTGGCGGTATCCGGATCCTGCATCGGCACCATGCCCAGACCGATCAGTCGCTCCGGATCGTGTGAGCACAGCTTCGCGGCGAACTCGTTCACATGGCGCGCCAGCGACAACCCGTCGGCCGCCGGCAGATCGTAGCGGAGCAACGGCGGCATGGGGCTGACCACCTCGGCGTCGACACCGGATGCGTCCATCGCTTCGACGCGGCGTTCGGCCTCGAAGAAGACGTCCTTGGCGCGGAACTTCATCTGGCCGAACACGAGATGGCGGTCGGTGCTGTCCTGGATGGACTCCATCCGGGGGAAACACTCAGGAGCATCCTGCGGATAGTCCTTGGGGAGCAGGTGGGCGTGAGCGTCGACGATCACTTCAGGCTCCTCCGATCAGTTGTTCGGATGCACGGACACGTGGATGGCCGAGCCGTCACCGGCTGAGCCCGCGAGTGTGTCGATGGCCAGGCCCACGTCGTCGAGCCCGAAGGTGTGCGTGTGCAGCTTCTCCAGCGGGAAACGGCCCGACTCGAGCAGCTCGATCGCCTTCTTGTTGGCCGCGGCGTCGACACCGAAGGCACCCTTGATCACCAAGCCGCGATTGATGATGAGGTCGGTGACCAGCGGGATCTCCTTGTGCCCCTTCAGCCCGGCCAGCACCACACGCCCACCGTGGCGTACCGATTTGAGCGCGTCCGTGATGGGGCCGGCCGCCATGGGCGTGAGGTCGACGGCGACATCGACCATCTCCCCGTTGGTGATGTCCCGGACCGACTCGGGGACGTCCTGGGCGTCATCTCCATCCACGATCAACGTGTGATCGGCACCCAGCTCACGAGCGATCTCGAGTTTGTGGGCGTCGGAGGCGAGCCCGGTCACGATGATCGTGCCGGCGCCCGCGGCTTTGGCGGCGATGACCGCACCCAGCCCCCGCTGCCCGGCACCGAGCACGAGCAGGGTCGTACCGAGGCCGACCTCGCCTAGATCGACGGCCCAGCGCACGCCGGCGCCCAGCGGGTTGTACATGGCCGCGATCTCGGCCGGCAGAGACTTGTCGATCTTGTGCATGACCGTCGTCGGCGAGAGGTAGAGATGCTCGGCGAACCCGCCCCAGATGCTGGGGAGGACGTCGATGGGGGTCACGCCGTGCCCGTACTTGCGGAAGCGGCATGCCTGGTAGCGGCCGGTGAGGCAGTCCGCGCAGGCGCGGCAGGGAACGATCACCTCGAGCGCGACGCGGTCACCCTCCTGTACGCCCCAGCGCTCGGCCGCTTGCTCACCGATCTCCTCGATGATGCCCATCGGCTCGTGGCCCGGAATGAACGGCGGGCGCTCCCCCATGTGACCGTTGAAGATCTCGACGTCGCTTCCGCAGATCCCGTTCGCCTCGACGCGCAGCAGCCCGTCGTCGTCGCCGATCGAGGGCCGGGGAAACTCCTGCATCTCGATCTTGCGGGGTCCGGTCTGGACCGCAGCTCGCACCATCTGTGCCACGTCGTCCTCGCTCTCGGCTGGCCGTACTCAGGCTTGTTCGTGCTCAGGCTTGTTCGTGCTCAGGCTTGTTCGTGCAGGATCACGCCGCGGATGTTCTTGCCGTCGATGAGGTCTTGATAGGCGTCGTTGACCTCGTCAAGGGTGTAAGTGCGGGTGATGAGCTCGTCGAGCTTGAGGTCTCCCTCCTGATACAGGCGCAGCAGACGAGGTATGTCGTCGAGCGGATTGCAGTCACCGAACAGCGCGCCCCGGATCTGCCGCTGGTAGCCGATGAGAAGACCAGCGCGCACGTGCACCGCGGTTTCACCGGCATGACCAACCGCGGTGATGGTCACCTTGCCGCCTTTGCCGGTCATCAGCACGGCGGCATTGACCATCTCTTCGGTGACCGCGTCGGGGGTCATGATGGCGTGGTCGGCGAGCTGGCCCCAGGTGTGGGAGACCACGAAGTCGTGGGCTTCGGAAGCGGTCGCGAAGGCGTGGGTGGCGCCGAGCGTGAGTGCGTTCTCGCGTTTGAACTCCACCGGGTCGACGACGATCACATCGCGCGCACCCGCATACGCCGCACCCTGGACGGCGTTGCTACCGACTCCACCGGCGCCGAAGACGACGACGGTCTGCCCGGCGCGGACGCCGGCGGCATAGACCGCCGACCCCCAGCCGGTGGGCACGCCGCAGCCGACGATCGAAGCGATCTTGAACGGGATCCAGTCCGGCAGCGGCACCACGGCGTACTCGGACACCACCGCGTACTCGGAGAAGGTCCCGAGAGAACAGAACCCGCCGAAATCCTCACCGTCCGCGTGGAAACGGAATGTCCCGTCCAGGAACATGCCGCTGCCCGCGTTGAGCCCCTTGACGCACATATTCTGATGCCCCTCGGAGCAGGGGCGACAGGTGCCGCAGGCCGGGATATACGAACAGACCACGCGGTCGCCGGGCTTGACCCGGGTGACGTGTTCGCCGATGGACTCGACGACGCCGGCCCCTTCGTGGCCTCCCACCATGGGGAACCGCACCCCGGCATCACCGGCGGTGATGTGGTGATCTGAGTGGCAGAGCCCGGAGGCGTGGAACTTCACCCGGACCTCGAAGGCCTTGGGCGGATCGAGCTCCAGCTTGGTGATCTCCCAACCGATATGGGGACCGCGGGCGATGGCCGCACGGGTGGTGATCGTCGACGACATAGGTCTCCGTTCTCTGGCTCTCGTTGCGGCCCGTCCTAGCGGCTTGTCTCAGCGGCCCGTCTCAGCGGCCCGTCTTAGCGGCTTGTCTTGGCGGCTTGTCTTAGCGGCGTGGCAAACCGGCTTCGCTCATGGACACGGCCTTCACCTGTGTCCACTCGAGTACGGAATCGGCGCCCATGTTGCGGCCAAAACCGGAGTTCTTGTAGCCGCCGAAGGGTGCGCCGATGGCGGCAGCGCCGAAGGCGCTGTTCACTCCGACCTGGCCGGCCTGCAATGCACGGCTGGCCCGGACGGCCCGGCCCACGTCACGGGTCCAGATGGAGGCGACCAGGCCGTAGTCGGTGCCGTTGGCGACCTCGAAGGCCTCGGCCTCGTCGTCGACCGGAATCACCGACAGGACCGGCCCGAATATCTCTTCACGGGCTATCCGCATGTCCGGGTCCACCTTGTCGAAGATGGTGGGTTCGACGAAGAAGCCGTCGTCGAATTTGTCACCCGCGGGCACACCTCCGCCGAGGACGAGTTCGGCGCCGCTCTCCTTGCCGATGTCGATGTAACCCAGCACGCGCTCGTGCTGCTTCTTGTTCACCAGCGGCCCCATGGTGACTTGTTCGTACCAGGGCCCGACGGTGATCTCCTCCATCTGTTTCGCCAGCCGCTCGACCACCTCCTGATGGATGCTGCGCTCGACCACCACGCGTGAGCCGGCGGCGCAGATCTGGCCGGTGTTCAGGGTGATCGACCAAGCCATTCCGCGGACGGCGGCGTCGAGGTCGGCGTCGGAGAAGACGACCTGGGGCGACTTTCCGCCCAGCTCGAGATGGAGCGGGGTGAGGTTCTGCGCGCAGGCGGCCATGATGATCCGGCCGGTCTCCGGGGAGCCGATGAAGGCCATCCGGCGGACCTTGGGGTGGGCCGGGATGGCCGCCCCGGCCTCGGCGCCGTACCCGGTGACGACGTTGATGACACCTGGCGGGATACCCACCTCGAGCGCGAGCTTGGCCAGCGCGAGCGGGGTCAGCGGGGCGTCCTCGGCAGGTTTGATGACGATGGTGTTGCCGGCGGCGATGGCGGCGCCGACCTCGACGGCGAACAACGGCCCTGGGGCATTCCACGGAATGACCGCCCCGACGACGCCGTAGGGCTCGCGGAGCGTGAAACCGACGGCCTCCGGGTGGTGAGTGGGCAGCGAGACGCCGTGGACCTTGTCAGCCTGTCCGGCGATGAATCGGAGCTGACGCCCCATTCCTGGCGGGCCCCAGCTCGGCCGGCCGACCTCTTGCGACTCGAGGCTGTCGAGTTCGGTGCCCTTGGCGTCGATGAGGGCGGCCCATTTGAAGATCAGCTCGCCGCGAGCGGTCGCGCTCATGTCCCGCCACGCGGGGAGGGCGCGTTCGGCCGCTTGGACGGCGTGCTCGACGTCGTTCTCATCGCTGCGTGGAATCCGGGCGATGACGTGCTGATTGGCTGGATTGATGACATCGATCGTGCGGCCGGTGGCGGAGGGGACCCACTCGCCGCCGATGAGCTGAACGCCGTCGAGGAGGATGTCGGGGTCTACGGTGCCGCGGGTGCCGGAGGTGACGGTCATGAAAGTGTCCTTAAGGTCAGTGTTGGCTCGGACTCACTCGTGATCGATGAGTACGACGCCGCGGATGTTCTTGCCGTCGAGCATGTCCTGGTAACCCTCGTTGACCTGGTCGAGGGTGTAGGTGCGGGTGACGAGTTCGTCGAGTTTGAGCTTTCCCGACTTGTACATGCTCAGCAGCCGAGGTACGTCGGTGAGCGGGTTGCAGGCACCGTAGATGTTGCCCTGGATGCGGCGCTGGAAGCCGATCAACGGGCCCGGATTCTCCTTGATCATGCCGGGACCGACAGCGGTGATAGTGACTTGACCGGACTTGCCGACGATGTTGATAGCGTCGTGAATCACCTCGTCGTTCAGTACGCCCACGGTGATGATGGCGTGGTCGGCCAGTTCGCCCCACGTGACGCCGCGGACGAATTCGAAGGCTTCCTCCGCCGTCGCGAAGGTGTGGGTCGCGCCGAACGTGGGAGCCATCTCGCGCTTGAACCCGACGGGGTCCACAACGACGACCCGTTCGGCACCGGCCATCGCCGCACCTTGCACGGCGTTGGAGCCGACACCGCCGGCGCCGAAGATCACTACGGTCTGCCCGGCGCGGACTCCTGCCGCTCTGACAGCCGAGCCCCACCCCGTAGGCACCCCACAGCCGACGAGACAGGCGACCTCGAAGGGGATGTCCTTCGCAATCTTGATGACAGAAGACTCGGAGACCACCGAGTACCGGGTGAAGGTACCGAGCACACACAACCCGCCGTAGTCCTCGCCGTCCTTGTGGAAACGGAAGGTGCCGTCCTGCAGGACCCCGATACCGGCGTTCTTTCCGTCGTCGCAGAGGTTCTGCCGGCCGGAGGAGCAGTACCGGCAGCGGCCGCAGACCGGGATGAAGGATGCGACCACGTGGTCGCCGATCTCCACCCGCGTCACGCCCGGGCCGACGGCGTCGATGACACCCGCGCCCTCGTGACCTCCGACCACCGGCATCCGCATGGGCGCGTCGCCCTTCTGGATGTGGTCGTCGGAATGGCACAGTCCTGCGGCGTAGATCTTGATCCGGACCTCGTTGGCCTTGGGCGGGTCGAGCTCGAGTTCGGTGACCTCCCACGGCTTACCCGGCTCGCGGCACACCACGGCTTTGGTGGTCATCCTCGTGGATGACGTGTCGGGCGTCGATGGTTCGGCGATGCTCGCGGTAGTGCTCATGTGTCTCCTTCTCCCGCTGCTGGCCAAGGCCTTCGGAGCTGTACCTCGATGATGGCTCAAGCGTGCGGGTGAGGCAGCTCCGTTGCTGGCACTTGGTGCCAATACTCGCCACGCCGGTCGGGCAGCTCAATACCCTTTCCATCTCGCGGAAGGTTCGCATTCCGCGGGGCACGCACGTGGGCAAGCAAGAACCCGCGGACCGGGTTCCGCGGGTTCTAACTGGTCACGACGCGGCTGCGTGCCGGCTGCGGAACGCAAGCGTGCGAGCGCTGGGTTGCGGAGCACGTGCGGCCAGTGCCCGGGAGATACGCCTGGCCATCGCCCGGACAATCCCCACATAACGGTCCGGGTCGTGCCGGTCGAGGCTGCAGATCATCCCTACGGCCGCCTCGATGCCGCCTTCGGCGTTCATCACCGGGGCCGCGATCATGCCTTTGTCTCCGACCGGTGTGTTGCGCGCGATGACGTGGCCGTCGGCCCGAGTCTGCTCGAGAGTCTTCAGCAGCGTGGGAACGTCACCGATGGTCTGCGAGGTGAAGCGCAGAAGCGGCTCGCGCACGTACAGGTCCACGAATCCCGGCGGCGCGTATGCGAGCAGCACGAGGCCCGTCGCGCCCACGTGCAGCCGTAGGCTCCCGCCGAT is drawn from Phytoactinopolyspora mesophila and contains these coding sequences:
- a CDS encoding oligopeptide/dipeptide ABC transporter ATP-binding protein, producing MTDHAVRVAPAGADVATTNGREPLLSVRDLVQEYVTRGPGGVKTGVVHAVSGVSFDLMPGETLGIVGETGSGKSTLARAIIQVETPRSGTVRFQGQDLVGMSKREIKKVRANMQMVYQDPFGSLNPRWRVSDVIAEPLLGHTSMTREQRAARVDELLELVGLRPSTYRHRRPLELSGGQAQRVAIARAVALGPALIICDEATSSLDVLIRAQVLNLLEKLREELNLAYLFIAHDLATVKRVSDRVAVMHLGQLAEFGPVDEVYAAPRHPYSRALLDSIPVLDIETGIAKRPVALPGEPPSPLNPPSGCRFRTRCARAQDVCAEVEPERTKVSDRHEVSCHFPLAAP
- a CDS encoding ABC transporter ATP-binding protein → MSGDAGSIPDATAEAPAMAGGGSQPILNVEDLRVTFSRHGRVVHAVNGLNYHVYPGRTLAIIGESGSGKSVSVRALMGLLPPSAHIEGSARLDGTELVGLDEKSWRAVRGQQIAMVFQDPASSLNPTMSIGAQLIEAIRMHSPIKRGEAAEKAIELLKLVRMPSPEKRVKQYPHQLSGGMRQRVVIAIALSSDPKLLIADEATTALDVTTQAQIMELLADIQERLGMAVIMISHDLGLAACYAHKVLVMYAGKAVEYAQTRTLFSNVRMPYTKALLDAIPQLTTPAHAQLTVVGGHPPDLASLPEGCSFRPRCPNATEQCGAEPPLEEHEPEHSYACWHPAASGGSLAGTKEEPR
- a CDS encoding ABC transporter permease, which produces MAVTSPPGPAALSPSPLAARATRWSSFRRRLTIWISGSVVTLLLLVCFLGPFVLPLASPVGGSVLESALPPGSPGHVLGTDVNGNDVLSRLIHGGRSSLLVGIVVNIIGLTIGGTAGAISAYLGGKADAIIMRALDVLIAFPSLVLVIVLAQILGPSLPNTILALSAFSIPAVARISRAATMKVMSMPYLQAAELSGSPWWRILFRHVVPNIVPQLTTFAMLGMAIVVVTEGALSFLGLGIPAPRPSWGNMIFDAQQSLSATPMLVLWPSLALLVTVLSFNLLGESIRDEVTGR
- a CDS encoding ABC transporter permease → MNRTTGPPVAERDTGAEKRDGPLTQIAGSPILRLIARRLMIVVPLLFVVSALVFLLMEALPGDPARIQAGMDASEEQVEAVRTQMGLDRPGYVRYLSWLGGALSGDLGHSIISDREVTTLLGERLPVTLQMAGMAFVLSIVIALPLALAAARRPGGLVDRVVMFCSMTLLAVPNFVMALLLVLVFAVTLGMLPAIGYVPLSGGLWPNMRSMILPVLSLAVPMACFYARFLRGDLVEQLNAAAYIDTARSKGAGRWRILWLHAFRNSSFGLLTLIGLNIGALVGGTVIIERIFAMPGMGTLMLEGVMSSDVAVVQTCVFIFAATAVFANLFVDVMYAVLDPRVRYGSH
- a CDS encoding ABC transporter substrate-binding protein, which translates into the protein MRTNGKGHRIRQLLRLGALVTGVALMATACGANGSGSGDAGEANDPPSGEAQSGGEITVILDSGFAGDWSTGLDSSTSNGVGANLPQNSSIYGGLFTLEADPDGSNAQLVPNQAESYEWSEDGLTLTITLREGIEFSDGTPLNAEAVVWSWIRSLSSGSTSAPTINLDLDRETPDLDQEFIDSVFDALPADVDEDLIMARLGAIQAVDDLTVEMYLSVPNGSLVNGLPAGNLNLIGSPTAYAEMGAEAFSTTPVGAGPFVVTSNTQNQRLELERNENYFKDGLPYLDAITFQSVAGDQVAYQTVQAGQGDVIEGLSDINLIEEADNNPNLEMHLGAPTSPYVVQLNTRNGPFEDKRAREAIYYATDFESINQGLFGGAGEMSQSFTASGGLFHHPEVPGYREYDPERAAEIVDELGGLHVDLMTTDLSTARRVMTALQTQWQEAGIVVDIHSYPLGDIITKFQAGEWEAILQTAGAWDPSVGIGVAVRFGSTSPFSGTPLPEGAESAQQAIDEGLQTELDVLLEAAVLTVDEAEREEHYRAISQYISDEAYGPFGMAFSPAQVMRQGIHGPGLDEPIPALAVNQGVLYDRVWVEQP
- a CDS encoding amidohydrolase family protein produces the protein MIVDAHAHLLPKDYPQDAPECFPRMESIQDSTDRHLVFGQMKFRAKDVFFEAERRVEAMDASGVDAEVVSPMPPLLRYDLPAADGLSLARHVNEFAAKLCSHDPERLIGLGMVPMQDPDTATAELAAIMDAGLAGVEIASNVLDSSIGDEKFLPFFAEAERLGAAILVHAMPAPTHRLPGSGMGTYVVGIEGMLAAASLILGGTAAACPNLRISFSHAAGGLAMILPRANYFWGGAWNEEPRDLERAVMPDDGPSPLEYARRFYYDSMVFDRRTIRYLIDLLGADRLLVGSDFPAMPREEPAAKTLRSMGLPRDEWENIGWRNAFRWLGREPQG